One part of the Rutidosis leptorrhynchoides isolate AG116_Rl617_1_P2 chromosome 1, CSIRO_AGI_Rlap_v1, whole genome shotgun sequence genome encodes these proteins:
- the LOC139900475 gene encoding uncharacterized protein has translation MTTDDAKMSNEVVLSTFLVNSKPAKVLFGSAADMSYVSLKYAAILDCPLCDMDSPLQVEIADGRFSVANGVYINCFIYFGTKRFNTDFLPITLCEFDIVVGMDWLDHNRANLVCHEKFLRVRTPSGGELIVYGEARRRPVPICTYARARQLVSSRGMAYLAHVVDTRDEPPSIKSIPVINVFEEVFPDELPGVPPVRQVEFRIESVPGANPIFKTPYHLAPTEMHELLNQTQELVEKGFI, from the coding sequence ATGACTACCGATGATGCTAAGATGTCTAACGAAGTTGTTTTaagtactttcttggttaattctaaaccCGCTAAGGTGCTATTTGGTAGTGCTGCCGATATGTCATATGTTTCTTTAAAATATGCGGCTATTTTAGATTGTCCATTATGTGATATGGACTCTCCGTTACAAGTTGAGATCGCCGATGGTAGGTTCTCGGTTGCTAATGGGGTGTATAtaaattgttttatttattttggaaCTAAGAGGTTTAATACTGACTTTCTTCCTATTACCTTGTGTGAATTTGAcatcgttgtgggtatggattggctcgatcataatagagctaaTCTTGTGTGTCATGAGAAATTTTTGCGGgtgagaaccccaagtgggggagagctaatcGTGTATGGTGAAGCTCGAAGACGTCCCGTGCCTATTTGTACTTATGCTCGGGCGCGTCAACTCGTGTCTAGTAGAGGTATGGCTTATCtagcccatgtggttgatactcgtgatgagccaccttcCATTAAATCTATTCCTGTTATTAATGTATTTGAAGAAGTTTTTCCTGATGAATTACCCGGTGTTCCACCGGTAAGACAAGTGGAATTTCGCATTGAATCGGTTCCGGGGGCTAACCCCATTttcaaaactccttatcatttggcACCAACCGAGATGCATGAGTTGTTGAACCAGACCCAAGAGTTGGTAGAGAAGggttttatttga